The Elusimicrobiota bacterium DNA window TGTGCCCGTCACAGCGGGAGGGTTTCTCTACATCGCTCTGGCAGATTTGATTCCTCAACTCCACGAACATGTCAACCTGAAAGAAAGCCTCATCCAAATGGCGCTTCTTCTTGGAGGTTTCGGATTTATGGCTGTCATCAGAAACGCGCACGGATAACCCATGTCGAATTCGTACGTCGTTTTGGCTCGCAAATATCGGCCCCAAACTTTTGAAGAAGTGGTGGGTCAAAATTCTGTTTCTCAAACCCTGCTCAATGCCGTTGAGGCGGGACGCGTGGCTCATGCCTATGTTTTTTCCGGGCCTCGCGGCGTGGGGAAAACGACCACCGCCCGCATCTTGGCCAAATGCCTCAATTGCGCCAAAGGTCCCACCAAAACGCCTTGCAACAGCTGCGAGGCTTGCGTATCGATCAGTGAAAGCAACTCGATGGACGATGTGCTTGAAATCGACGGCGCGTCAAACCGCGGAATTGAACAGATCCGTGAGCTCAGGGAAACCGCCAAATACGCGCCCGCCCGAAGCCGCTACCGCATCTTTATTATTGATGAAGCCCATCAAATCACCAAAGACGCTTTTGGCGCACTTCTAAAAACCCTGGAGGAACCGCCACCCCACGTGGTTTTCATGATGGCCACCACCGAGGTCCAAAAGATTCCAGCCCCCATCTTATCTCGCTGCCAGCGCTTTAGTTTGCGCCCCATCTCAGCGGAACATGTTTTTAAACATCTTAAATCCATTTGTGAAAAGGAAAAAATAAAAGTAGACGATGACGCGCTCGCGGACGTGGTCCGGTTTGTGGAAGGCAGCCTCAGAGACGCCTTGTCGCTTCTGGATCAAGCCGTTGTTTTCGCGCCCACAGGCATCTCGTCCCATACGATTCGGGATCTTTTGGGCCTCTTGCCCATGGACTTTATTCGATCCTTCGCTCAGACCATTCAGGAAGGAGATCCATCGGCCATTCTTCAAGCGACCCAAGGAGCCGTCCAAAACGGAATTGATCTCACACAACTGGGAAAAGACCTTCAGGGTTATTACCACAATCTGCTTTTGGCCAAAGCCGGCGTAGAAGAAGTGTTCAAAGTCAACTCCAAAATATTCACGCAAGCCGCCGAAAGTTATGATTTTCAGACCTTGGAAAGAAACATTCGCTTGCTCTCCCGCGCGCTCAACGATATGAGACACACCGAAACTCCCCGCGCGGTATTTGAAATCTCTGTGCTCCGGCTTGGCCAAAAAACCTTGGACCCGCGAATGCTGATCGAACGCTTGGAGAAATTGGAAAAATCAACGCCTCCGTCATCTTCGCTCTCCTCGACCGCATCGGCGATCCCCCAAAAGACTTTTAGAACCACGGACTTGGCTTTAAGCCCCTCCCGCTCAACGGAAAAAACCCCCCAACCAAAAGAAGTCCCCTCCCACGAATCCTTTCGTCCAGTCACCAAAGACCTATCGGCAAAAATTGTATCGAGTTGGGAAAACCTGGTAGATCAAATCTCGAAATCAAAAGGTTCTTTGGGAACCGCGCTGGGCGCCGCCGCTCCCGAGGCCCATCAAGACAGGATCACCTTAACCTTCGATAAACTTTTTAATCACGACATGGTTCAACGCTCCATGGACATTCTCAAAGGATTCATTGAGAAACAATTCGGAACGTGTCCGGCCATTGATTTAAAAATCGAGAAATTACCTGACCCCGAAAAACCTCCGACGCCTGCTGCCAAGAGCGCAACTGCGCCGGCGCCAGCCTCCAATCGATCCATGGAACTGAACGATTCATTTGAAGAAATCAAACCCGCGGAAGCGACCTCGGCCGTTCAAAAAGCACTCAAACACTTTCCGGGTACCGTCAAACGTGAAAAAAAAGGGTAACCCTTGATGATGTCCCAACGGTGGCATAATTTGGTTTTGGCCATTCGAAAGTTACCGGGAGTGGGACCCAAAATGGCTGAAAGAATTGCGCTTCACTTGATGCGGTCTGACGAAACAAGCAACATTCTTCGCGCCATTCAAGAAGCCAAAACCCACTTAAAACGCTGTTCACTCTGTGGCATTTTCACCGATGACGAACCCTGCCAACGCTGCACCGACAACCAACGAGAAAGAAATCTACTTTGCGTCGTCGAAGAAATGGCCGACTTAGAAGCCATGGAACGATCGGGGGCGTACCGAGGCAATTACCACTTATTGGGAGGGGTCTTGTCGCCCTTGGACGGCATTGGCCCAAAACAATTGAGAATCGACGCCTTGCTCAAACGACTTGAATCAAATGATCCGCGCATTGAAGAGGTCATTGTCGCCACCAACCCCACGGTGGAAGGCGAAGCCACCGCCACTT harbors:
- the dnaX gene encoding DNA polymerase III subunit gamma/tau — encoded protein: MSNSYVVLARKYRPQTFEEVVGQNSVSQTLLNAVEAGRVAHAYVFSGPRGVGKTTTARILAKCLNCAKGPTKTPCNSCEACVSISESNSMDDVLEIDGASNRGIEQIRELRETAKYAPARSRYRIFIIDEAHQITKDAFGALLKTLEEPPPHVVFMMATTEVQKIPAPILSRCQRFSLRPISAEHVFKHLKSICEKEKIKVDDDALADVVRFVEGSLRDALSLLDQAVVFAPTGISSHTIRDLLGLLPMDFIRSFAQTIQEGDPSAILQATQGAVQNGIDLTQLGKDLQGYYHNLLLAKAGVEEVFKVNSKIFTQAAESYDFQTLERNIRLLSRALNDMRHTETPRAVFEISVLRLGQKTLDPRMLIERLEKLEKSTPPSSSLSSTASAIPQKTFRTTDLALSPSRSTEKTPQPKEVPSHESFRPVTKDLSAKIVSSWENLVDQISKSKGSLGTALGAAAPEAHQDRITLTFDKLFNHDMVQRSMDILKGFIEKQFGTCPAIDLKIEKLPDPEKPPTPAAKSATAPAPASNRSMELNDSFEEIKPAEATSAVQKALKHFPGTVKREKKG
- the recR gene encoding Recombination protein RecR, which encodes MMSQRWHNLVLAIRKLPGVGPKMAERIALHLMRSDETSNILRAIQEAKTHLKRCSLCGIFTDDEPCQRCTDNQRERNLLCVVEEMADLEAMERSGAYRGNYHLLGGVLSPLDGIGPKQLRIDALLKRLESNDPRIEEVIVATNPTVEGEATATYLAQIIHPFGKKITRLATGLPSGVAIEYADELTLTRALEGRRSL